In one window of Tenacibaculum mesophilum DNA:
- a CDS encoding transporter encodes MIKKLLILFVFCSILTTNAQYTPVINSNKPGFSESPYSVGSGVYQFETSIFYRKMNATPTFSNPEALGLNLFFRTSFISEKLEVNFNTSLQRDKIAFKNIFESSYNKTGLSQFSLGAKYLIYAPKYDDKSKEIRSWKKRHSFDWKRWIPHIGVSAGINIGSFLTDYHERGGFSPKVGILLQNEFSDKLNVITNLHYDYIGTDFSQLSYIVTGTYNFNDYWSGFAEIQGIFEEYEKKTNIGAGAAYLFSENLQFNASLRANLQQDEIGIYSSLGVSYRLNRHKDDFVEIDEFGNKIEEEKPVKYDENRNFFGRMFSKVGKLFSKKEKRKVDLDNDSGNGELLNEKPKRERQGSLVDMIVKEDKKQKKKTAKEERKAAKKAKKKAEKEARRKEKERLKLEKQIKKEEEKEAKRKEKERLKLEKEIKKLEEEIKKEEQQEKEKEKEKEDN; translated from the coding sequence ATGATTAAGAAACTTCTTATCCTTTTTGTTTTTTGCTCTATTCTAACTACTAACGCGCAATATACACCTGTTATAAATTCAAATAAGCCAGGTTTTTCTGAAAGCCCTTATAGTGTTGGCTCGGGTGTTTATCAGTTCGAAACAAGTATTTTTTATAGAAAAATGAATGCTACACCTACTTTTAGCAATCCTGAAGCCTTAGGATTAAACTTGTTTTTTAGAACCAGCTTTATTTCTGAAAAATTAGAAGTAAACTTTAATACTTCTTTACAAAGAGATAAAATAGCATTTAAAAACATTTTTGAGTCATCATATAATAAAACAGGGTTAAGTCAATTTAGTCTAGGTGCAAAATATCTGATTTATGCTCCTAAATATGATGATAAGAGCAAAGAAATAAGAAGTTGGAAAAAAAGACATTCTTTCGACTGGAAAAGGTGGATACCACACATTGGTGTTTCTGCTGGTATAAATATTGGAAGTTTTTTAACTGATTATCATGAAAGAGGTGGGTTTAGTCCTAAAGTTGGTATTTTATTACAAAATGAATTTTCTGACAAATTAAATGTAATTACTAACCTACATTATGATTATATTGGAACTGATTTTTCTCAACTTTCTTACATAGTAACGGGTACCTATAACTTTAATGATTATTGGTCTGGTTTTGCTGAAATACAAGGTATTTTTGAAGAATATGAGAAAAAAACTAATATAGGAGCAGGTGCCGCCTATCTTTTTAGTGAAAACTTACAGTTCAATGCTTCTTTAAGGGCAAACTTACAACAAGATGAAATTGGTATATATAGTTCTTTAGGAGTATCATACAGACTTAATAGACATAAAGACGATTTTGTTGAAATAGATGAATTTGGAAACAAGATTGAAGAAGAAAAACCTGTTAAGTATGACGAGAATAGGAATTTCTTTGGTCGAATGTTTAGTAAAGTAGGAAAACTATTTTCTAAAAAAGAGAAGAGAAAAGTTGATTTAGATAATGACTCAGGTAATGGAGAGCTTTTAAACGAAAAACCTAAGAGAGAACGCCAAGGGTCTTTGGTTGATATGATTGTTAAAGAAGATAAAAAACAAAAGAAAAAAACAGCTAAAGAAGAAAGAAAAGCTGCTAAAAAAGCTAAGAAGAAAGCCGAAAAAGAAGCGAGGCGTAAAGAAAAAGAACGCTTAAAACTTGAGAAACAAATTAAAAAAGAAGAAGAAAAAGAGGCTAAGCGTAAAGAAAAAGAACGTTTAAAGCTTGAAAAAGAAATAAAAAAGCTAGAAGAAGAAATTAAAAAAGAAGAACAACAAGAGAAAGAAAAGGAAAAAGAAAAGGAGGATAATTAA
- a CDS encoding GTP cyclohydrolase — translation MIQIKEITTKKGMKQFVKFPFSLYKNNKYWVPPIIKDEIESFDKNKNPVFEHAKARFFLALKNNEIVGRVVAIINSYEVEKQHIKKIRFGWFDVIDNIEVSKALLNKVAEIGRENNLEYIEGPVGFNNLDKTGVLIEGFDHIGTMITWYNHPYYAKHLENLGFTKEKEYIESIFSFSNVDIKKYRKASNIIQRRYNLTPLNFTSTDKIMPYVDEMFNLFSKTYSKLSTYVPISDAQIAYFKKKYISFINPEYIKFVVDENHKLVAFAIVMPSFSKALQKAKGKLFPFGIFHLLNARKNSKDVTFYLIGVDPEYQNKGVTAIIFEQFHPIFLAKGIQNCIRTPELEENHAIHQIWKDFSPKIHKRRRTYKLDL, via the coding sequence ATGATTCAAATTAAAGAAATAACTACCAAAAAGGGAATGAAACAATTTGTTAAGTTTCCTTTTTCTCTTTATAAAAACAATAAGTACTGGGTTCCTCCTATTATTAAGGATGAAATTGAAAGCTTTGACAAAAATAAAAATCCTGTTTTTGAACATGCCAAAGCTCGTTTTTTCTTAGCATTAAAAAACAATGAAATAGTTGGTAGAGTTGTAGCTATTATCAATTCTTATGAAGTAGAAAAGCAGCATATAAAAAAAATACGTTTTGGCTGGTTTGATGTTATTGATAATATTGAAGTATCTAAAGCTTTACTAAATAAAGTTGCTGAAATAGGTCGCGAAAATAACTTAGAATACATAGAAGGTCCTGTTGGTTTTAATAATTTAGATAAAACAGGAGTTCTTATTGAAGGGTTTGACCACATTGGAACTATGATTACATGGTACAATCATCCTTATTATGCGAAACACCTAGAGAATTTAGGGTTTACTAAAGAAAAAGAATACATCGAAAGTATATTCTCTTTCAGTAACGTTGATATTAAGAAATATAGAAAGGCTAGTAATATAATTCAAAGGAGATACAACTTAACTCCTTTAAACTTTACTTCTACAGATAAAATTATGCCTTATGTTGATGAAATGTTTAACTTGTTTAGTAAAACATATTCCAAACTATCAACTTATGTACCTATTTCAGATGCTCAAATAGCTTATTTTAAAAAGAAATATATAAGCTTTATAAACCCTGAGTATATAAAATTTGTTGTTGACGAAAATCATAAACTAGTCGCATTTGCTATTGTTATGCCTTCTTTTTCTAAAGCTTTACAAAAAGCAAAAGGAAAACTTTTTCCTTTCGGAATTTTCCACTTGTTGAATGCAAGAAAAAACTCTAAAGATGTTACTTTTTATTTAATTGGAGTTGATCCCGAATATCAAAACAAAGGAGTTACAGCCATTATTTTTGAGCAATTTCATCCTATATTTTTGGCTAAAGGAATTCAAAACTGTATTAGAACCCCTGAACTTGAAGAAAATCATGCAATTCATCAAATTTGGAAAGATTTTAGTCCTAAAATTCACAAAAGAAGAAGAACATACAAACTCGATTTATAA
- a CDS encoding 16S rRNA (uracil(1498)-N(3))-methyltransferase, protein MQLFYNPDLLITSKEITFNKDESRHIIRVLRKKEGDILHITNGNGILFFAEIIIGNDKKCIAKIIKYEEKPSTRDYYLHVAIAPTKNNDRLEWFLEKATEIGIDEITPIICKNSERKVVKVDRLERIIQSAMKQSLQFTLPKLNPPINFSDFIKNDFSEEIFIAHCENDTEKKFLKNVASLTSKYTVLIGPEGDFSPEEIQESLNKKFIPISLGKNRLRTETAGLNVVQSISYLHQ, encoded by the coding sequence ATGCAACTTTTTTATAATCCGGATTTATTAATCACTTCAAAAGAAATTACTTTCAACAAAGATGAAAGTCGTCATATAATTCGTGTTTTACGGAAAAAAGAAGGGGACATATTACATATCACCAATGGAAATGGTATTCTTTTTTTTGCTGAAATAATTATTGGAAATGATAAAAAGTGTATTGCCAAAATTATTAAATACGAAGAAAAACCTAGTACAAGAGATTATTATTTACACGTAGCTATAGCACCTACGAAAAACAACGATCGCTTAGAATGGTTTTTAGAAAAAGCTACAGAAATTGGTATTGATGAAATAACCCCTATTATTTGTAAAAACTCAGAAAGAAAAGTTGTAAAAGTTGACCGTTTAGAAAGAATTATACAATCTGCAATGAAACAATCACTACAATTTACATTGCCTAAACTTAACCCTCCAATAAATTTTTCTGACTTCATAAAAAATGATTTTTCAGAAGAAATTTTTATTGCTCATTGTGAAAATGATACTGAAAAAAAGTTTTTAAAAAACGTTGCTTCTCTAACATCAAAATATACAGTGCTTATTGGACCCGAAGGTGATTTTTCTCCTGAAGAAATACAAGAGTCATTAAACAAGAAATTCATCCCTATTTCTTTAGGAAAGAATAGACTTAGAACAGAAACCGCAGGCTTAAATGTAGTTCAAAGCATATCCTATTTACATCAATAA
- a CDS encoding helix-turn-helix domain-containing protein codes for MIYLNLLILAISLNNIQSWALEKELVQHKFALDYVQVPWHFLAMPFLYMFLIHYLNLAEKSYKILKIIIPLFLILVIGQISFVLYYSDSASREYLNFIYERYTSIEEIFSLITSLSIFVYSFYILYKKEKLFPKILSFDNLRWIYTFFILTSIGYALWILALIVKVKMNFTGFLFSYYPLRVYTTVLIYWLGYQGLKQIRVLKERERIRESLLIDLNGDFSIDTINLNTEKNFSKNQVEKQKEQFIEIDKFIRSKKKFLLNKYTLQDLSKDTELSSSTLSLIINNIAKKSFTDYLNEMRIDLAKTLLLDPDYTSYTITSIGLESGFNSKSTFYTVFKKHTGYTPVQFKNLSVIVLN; via the coding sequence ATGATATACCTAAACTTATTAATACTTGCAATATCATTAAATAATATACAATCTTGGGCTTTAGAAAAAGAGCTCGTTCAACATAAATTTGCTTTAGACTATGTACAAGTGCCTTGGCACTTTTTAGCAATGCCTTTTTTATATATGTTTTTAATTCATTATTTAAATCTTGCTGAAAAGTCGTACAAAATATTAAAGATTATAATACCTCTCTTTTTAATTCTTGTTATAGGTCAAATCAGTTTTGTTCTTTACTACAGTGATTCAGCATCTAGAGAGTACCTAAATTTTATTTATGAACGGTATACTTCTATTGAAGAGATTTTTAGTTTAATTACTTCACTAAGTATTTTTGTTTATTCATTTTACATTTTATACAAAAAAGAAAAATTGTTTCCTAAAATTCTATCTTTTGATAATCTTAGATGGATTTATACATTCTTCATTTTAACTTCAATTGGGTATGCTCTTTGGATTTTAGCTCTAATTGTTAAAGTAAAAATGAACTTTACCGGTTTCTTATTCTCCTATTATCCTTTAAGAGTTTATACTACAGTCTTAATTTATTGGTTAGGCTACCAAGGGTTAAAACAAATTCGTGTATTAAAAGAGCGTGAAAGAATTAGAGAGTCACTTTTAATTGATTTAAATGGTGATTTTAGTATTGATACAATTAATTTGAACACTGAAAAAAACTTCTCTAAAAATCAAGTAGAAAAACAAAAAGAACAATTTATAGAAATAGATAAGTTCATTAGATCTAAAAAGAAATTTTTACTTAACAAATATACTCTACAAGATCTATCAAAAGACACAGAGCTAAGTTCTAGCACACTTTCTCTTATTATTAATAATATTGCTAAAAAATCTTTTACAGATTACTTAAATGAAATGAGAATAGATTTAGCTAAAACACTTTTATTAGACCCCGACTATACTAGCTATACAATAACTTCTATAGGGCTTGAGTCTGGATTCAATTCTAAATCTACGTTTTATACCGTTTTTAAAAAGCATACAGGTTATACACCTGTTCAATTTAAAAACTTATCTGTAATTGTTTTAAATTAA
- a CDS encoding DUF4159 domain-containing protein, with the protein MKNLSLLFIFLLSQNIFSQEIAVIQYKGGGDWYANPTALPNLVKFTNQNTKTQIDKNIQNITLDDETIFDYPIVFITGHGNILFTNNEISILRSYLISGGFLHVSDNYGLDKYIRRELKKVFPELQLQEIPSNHPIYHQTFSFPKGLPKIHEHDKKPPQGFGLFYEGRLIVFYDYESDLSDGWEDTAVHNNPKEIRTKALQMGANIIEYAFKH; encoded by the coding sequence ATGAAAAACCTCTCCCTGCTTTTTATTTTTCTATTAAGTCAAAATATTTTTTCTCAAGAAATAGCTGTTATACAATATAAAGGAGGTGGTGATTGGTATGCAAATCCTACAGCTTTACCTAACCTTGTAAAATTCACTAATCAAAACACGAAAACCCAGATTGACAAAAACATACAAAACATTACGCTAGACGACGAAACTATCTTTGACTACCCAATAGTTTTCATAACCGGACATGGTAATATTTTATTTACAAATAATGAAATTTCAATACTAAGAAGTTATCTTATTTCAGGAGGCTTTTTACATGTATCAGATAATTATGGTCTTGATAAATACATACGAAGAGAATTAAAAAAAGTTTTTCCTGAATTACAACTTCAAGAAATTCCCAGCAATCACCCTATTTATCATCAAACTTTTTCCTTTCCTAAAGGCTTGCCAAAAATTCACGAACATGATAAAAAACCTCCTCAAGGTTTTGGTTTGTTCTATGAAGGTAGACTTATAGTTTTTTATGATTACGAAAGTGATTTAAGTGATGGATGGGAAGATACTGCCGTACATAACAATCCAAAAGAAATTAGAACAAAAGCTCTACAAATGGGGGCTAACATAATAGAATATGCCTTTAAACATTAA
- a CDS encoding bile acid:sodium symporter family protein → MPLNINTLQIDSIKINFDTEALWMLNVALAIIMFGIALDMKVEDFKRLINEPKILFVGLLSQFILLPFLTFILINIINPYPSFALGMIMIAACPGGNVSNFFSKMAKGNAALSVSLTAFSTIICLVMTPLNLQLWGSLYGPTNEILKSVSLNPFELFKLVLLILGIPIVLGMLVNHYHHEMAKKINKLLRPFSIFFFLLLIVIALYDNADVFKDYIHLVLFLVIFHNIYAFIIGYVTAKSFKLNKKDSKTISMETGIQNGGLGLLLIFSFFDGLGGMALLAAFWGVWDIFSGIMLATYWGRNK, encoded by the coding sequence ATGCCTTTAAACATTAACACTTTACAAATTGATAGTATTAAGATTAATTTTGATACTGAAGCTTTATGGATGCTTAATGTTGCTCTAGCTATCATTATGTTTGGTATTGCTTTAGATATGAAGGTAGAGGATTTTAAAAGACTTATTAATGAACCTAAAATATTATTTGTTGGATTATTATCTCAGTTTATTTTACTTCCTTTTTTAACCTTTATTCTTATCAATATTATTAACCCATACCCTAGTTTTGCTTTAGGCATGATTATGATTGCTGCTTGCCCTGGAGGAAATGTTTCTAACTTTTTTAGTAAAATGGCAAAAGGTAACGCTGCATTATCTGTTAGTTTAACAGCATTTTCAACGATAATTTGTTTAGTAATGACCCCGTTAAACTTACAATTATGGGGTAGTTTATACGGGCCTACTAACGAAATTTTAAAAAGTGTTTCCTTAAACCCTTTTGAACTTTTTAAACTTGTCCTTCTTATTTTAGGAATTCCGATAGTTTTAGGAATGTTAGTTAATCACTATCATCATGAAATGGCTAAAAAAATCAATAAACTTTTACGTCCATTTTCTATTTTCTTTTTCCTTTTATTAATTGTAATAGCCCTTTATGATAACGCTGATGTTTTTAAAGACTATATACATCTAGTTTTATTTCTTGTAATATTTCATAATATTTATGCGTTTATTATAGGTTATGTAACTGCTAAATCTTTTAAATTAAATAAAAAGGACTCTAAAACTATTTCTATGGAAACAGGAATACAAAATGGTGGTTTAGGGTTACTACTTATTTTTAGTTTTTTTGATGGCCTAGGAGGAATGGCCCTTCTTGCTGCGTTTTGGGGTGTTTGGGATATTTTTTCAGGAATAATGTTAGCTACTTACTGGGGAAGAAATAAATAA
- a CDS encoding 1-acyl-sn-glycerol-3-phosphate acyltransferase — MKTLLYYFFKAFVKTGLFFYSKKTTIIGSEHIPKKEAVIFTANHPNGLIDPILIATHIKRRTNFLVRAAVFNNPIIAKFFNSLGMMPIYRIRDGVQQLSKNEEIFNKCQLLLKNNKTLLIFPEGTHKKDRAIRPLSKGFTRIIFKTLDNFPDTRINIIPVGITYQNVSSYPSKTAIHFGSPILANDYYDKQNINKSVKHIKELVSNQLENLSVHIEQNESYETTLANLNNAQVDFTKVDEVNSLIRNKKVFVQKKRSINYALPLFFLIVLNSLVPYSIWKFLSRKIDEIEFIDTFRFGVNAILFPSFYCIQSWIISIFWGWKIALIYFFTSFLLILLYTKLSPTPPSK, encoded by the coding sequence ATGAAAACACTGTTGTACTACTTTTTTAAAGCTTTTGTAAAAACTGGCTTATTCTTTTACTCTAAAAAGACAACGATTATTGGAAGTGAGCATATTCCCAAAAAAGAAGCCGTAATCTTTACAGCTAATCACCCAAATGGCTTAATTGACCCTATACTTATAGCTACACATATAAAAAGGAGAACAAACTTTTTAGTGCGTGCAGCTGTATTTAACAACCCTATTATTGCTAAGTTTTTCAACTCGCTTGGAATGATGCCTATTTATCGTATTAGAGACGGTGTACAACAACTTAGTAAGAATGAAGAAATTTTTAATAAATGTCAACTCCTTTTAAAAAATAATAAAACTTTACTAATCTTTCCTGAAGGAACACACAAAAAAGACAGAGCTATTAGACCACTTAGTAAAGGCTTTACAAGAATTATTTTTAAAACTTTAGATAATTTCCCTGACACTCGAATAAATATTATTCCAGTAGGAATTACATATCAAAACGTATCTAGCTACCCTTCAAAAACTGCTATCCATTTTGGTTCTCCAATTTTGGCTAACGATTATTACGACAAACAAAACATAAATAAATCTGTAAAACACATAAAAGAGCTTGTTTCAAATCAATTAGAAAACTTATCTGTTCATATAGAACAAAATGAAAGTTATGAAACTACCTTAGCTAATTTAAATAATGCTCAAGTAGATTTTACTAAAGTTGATGAAGTAAACAGTCTTATAAGAAATAAAAAGGTATTTGTACAAAAAAAGCGTAGTATTAACTACGCTCTCCCTTTATTCTTTTTAATTGTTTTAAATAGTTTAGTTCCATATTCAATTTGGAAATTTTTAAGTAGAAAAATCGATGAAATAGAGTTTATAGATACCTTTAGATTTGGTGTAAACGCTATTTTATTTCCTTCCTTTTATTGTATACAAAGTTGGATAATATCTATATTTTGGGGTTGGAAAATAGCTTTAATCTACTTTTTCACTTCCTTTTTACTTATTCTTTTATATACCAAATTATCACCTACTCCACCATCAAAATAG
- a CDS encoding glycoside hydrolase family 3 N-terminal domain-containing protein, whose amino-acid sequence MKRKVLTLLTFVFIQIIQAQVQGVNPLLAKDSITQNVWVDSIMKTMSVDEKIGQLFMIQAYSNKDKKHEDFISNMVTKYHVGNIIFMQGTPDKQVVLNNKYQELAKIPLMVGFDGEWGLDMRLKNTYRFPWNMTLGAIQDTVLLQEVGKRIGEHCKRVGIHINFAPVVDINTNPDNPIIGNRSFGEDKENVAEKSIAFTKGMQEVGVLANAKHFPGHGDTEADSHHTLPTINFSKERLDSIELYPFKKIFKAGVGSVMTAHLSIPALETNPKLPSSLSKSIVTNLLQNQLGFKGLIITDGLNMKGAANYSTPAEIDLAAILAGNDMLLIPQDVPESIRFIKKALLEGKLTEERLNHSVKKILKAKYLVGLNKYKPITTGNVVKDINTPYDEVLHRKLIKNAITVLKNEGGILPINNLKDKKVAYISLGSDTGSDFYEMLKNYTKVDKVSDKHLSVLNKKLEKYNLIVIGFHKSNKNPWKGYKFSNKDLVWLQEIARNHKVILDVFASPYSLLQVPSFTNIEGVVMSYQNSKLAQELSAQALFGAFNLKGKLPVSIKNEFKAGDGLLVDGLDVLQYTIPEEAGVSSEKLSIIDKRIDTILQEKMAPGGQILVAKDGKVIYNKSFGYHTLAKNKPVRNSDIYDLASLTKILASLPMIMKAEEERKISLFSNLGDVLPRYSKSNKDTLLLKEVLSHYGRLRAWIPFYLHTKDSVTGKNSTQFYRKNRTSRFSIKVARNLYLAKEYKDSIYKQIVDSEQRKRVGYKYSDLGYYIFKEIIERKYKRPLNKLVEEQFYQPIGADRMTYLPLNKFTKDEIVPTERDNYFRHQLVHGYVHDMGAAMLGGVGGHAGLFANANDVAKIMQMFLQDGSYGGKKYLEPETVHKFNKRYYENKRVRRGLGFDKPQLNPKVKATCGCVSDVSFGHSGFTGTYTWADPATGVVYVFLSNRIYPTMRNYGLVKSNIRTKIQQDIQDAILMVE is encoded by the coding sequence ATGAAAAGAAAAGTATTAACATTACTAACGTTTGTTTTTATACAAATAATTCAAGCCCAAGTCCAAGGAGTAAACCCTTTATTGGCAAAAGATTCTATAACACAAAATGTATGGGTAGATAGTATCATGAAAACTATGTCTGTTGATGAAAAAATAGGACAGTTGTTTATGATACAAGCATATTCAAATAAAGATAAAAAACACGAAGATTTTATTTCTAATATGGTTACAAAATACCATGTAGGAAATATTATTTTTATGCAAGGAACACCTGATAAACAAGTAGTTTTAAACAATAAATATCAAGAATTAGCAAAAATACCTTTAATGGTTGGTTTTGATGGCGAATGGGGCTTGGATATGCGTTTGAAAAACACGTATCGTTTTCCTTGGAACATGACATTAGGGGCTATTCAGGACACGGTTTTACTTCAGGAAGTAGGTAAAAGAATTGGAGAACACTGTAAACGAGTTGGAATTCATATAAATTTTGCTCCAGTTGTAGATATAAACACTAATCCTGATAACCCAATTATAGGAAACCGTTCTTTTGGAGAAGATAAAGAAAATGTAGCAGAAAAATCAATAGCATTTACAAAAGGAATGCAAGAGGTAGGAGTGTTAGCGAATGCAAAACACTTTCCAGGACACGGAGATACGGAAGCAGATTCTCACCACACGTTACCAACAATTAATTTTAGTAAAGAACGACTAGATTCAATAGAGTTATATCCATTCAAAAAAATATTTAAAGCAGGTGTAGGAAGTGTAATGACAGCGCACTTGAGTATTCCAGCTTTAGAAACGAATCCAAAATTACCATCATCATTATCAAAAAGTATTGTAACCAATCTGTTACAAAATCAGTTAGGCTTTAAAGGGTTGATTATCACGGATGGATTGAATATGAAAGGAGCTGCAAATTATTCAACACCAGCAGAAATAGACTTAGCAGCAATTTTGGCAGGAAACGATATGTTGTTGATTCCTCAAGATGTCCCTGAATCAATTAGGTTTATTAAGAAAGCCCTATTGGAAGGAAAATTAACAGAAGAGCGATTAAATCATTCAGTTAAAAAGATTTTAAAGGCAAAATACTTAGTAGGGTTAAACAAGTATAAGCCTATTACTACAGGAAATGTTGTAAAAGATATAAATACCCCTTATGATGAGGTTTTACATCGTAAATTGATAAAAAACGCTATTACAGTTCTAAAAAATGAAGGAGGAATTTTACCAATTAACAACCTTAAGGATAAAAAAGTAGCTTACATTTCTTTAGGAAGTGATACTGGATCAGATTTCTATGAAATGCTTAAAAACTATACGAAAGTAGATAAGGTTTCTGATAAGCATTTAAGTGTATTGAACAAGAAGTTAGAAAAGTACAATCTTATAGTTATAGGTTTTCATAAATCAAATAAAAACCCTTGGAAAGGTTACAAGTTTTCTAATAAAGACCTTGTATGGTTACAAGAAATAGCAAGGAACCATAAAGTTATTTTAGATGTTTTTGCTAGTCCGTATAGTCTACTTCAAGTTCCTTCTTTTACTAACATAGAAGGAGTTGTAATGTCATATCAAAATAGTAAGTTAGCTCAAGAGCTATCAGCGCAAGCCCTTTTTGGAGCTTTTAATTTAAAAGGAAAGTTGCCAGTATCTATAAAAAATGAGTTTAAAGCAGGGGATGGATTATTGGTAGATGGGTTGGATGTGTTACAATACACAATTCCTGAAGAAGCTGGAGTTTCTTCAGAAAAACTTTCAATTATTGATAAAAGAATTGATACAATTTTACAAGAAAAGATGGCTCCAGGTGGACAAATTTTAGTAGCCAAAGATGGAAAAGTAATTTATAATAAAAGTTTTGGTTATCATACCTTAGCAAAAAATAAACCAGTTAGGAATTCAGATATTTACGATTTAGCTTCTTTAACTAAAATTTTAGCTTCGTTACCCATGATAATGAAAGCAGAAGAAGAAAGAAAAATTAGTTTATTTTCAAACTTGGGAGATGTATTACCAAGGTATAGTAAATCGAATAAAGACACTTTGTTATTAAAAGAAGTATTATCCCATTATGGACGTTTACGTGCTTGGATTCCATTTTATTTGCATACTAAAGACAGTGTAACAGGAAAGAACTCTACACAGTTTTATAGAAAAAACAGAACTTCAAGGTTTAGTATAAAAGTAGCAAGAAATTTATACTTAGCTAAAGAATATAAAGATTCAATTTATAAACAAATAGTTGATTCTGAACAACGAAAAAGAGTAGGATATAAGTATAGTGATTTAGGCTACTATATTTTTAAAGAAATTATAGAAAGAAAATATAAAAGACCTTTAAATAAACTGGTTGAAGAACAGTTTTATCAACCTATTGGGGCAGATAGAATGACATACTTACCTTTAAATAAGTTTACTAAAGATGAAATTGTACCCACAGAAAGAGACAATTATTTTAGACATCAATTAGTTCATGGTTATGTTCACGACATGGGAGCAGCTATGTTAGGTGGAGTAGGAGGACATGCAGGGTTATTTGCAAATGCAAACGATGTAGCTAAAATTATGCAAATGTTTTTACAGGATGGATCTTATGGAGGAAAGAAGTACTTAGAGCCAGAAACAGTGCATAAGTTTAATAAACGCTATTATGAAAACAAAAGAGTACGTAGAGGGTTAGGTTTTGATAAACCACAATTAAACCCCAAAGTAAAAGCAACTTGTGGCTGTGTTTCGGATGTGAGTTTTGGACATAGTGGTTTTACTGGAACGTATACTTGGGCAGACCCAGCAACAGGTGTCGTGTATGTGTTTTTATCAAACAGAATTTATCCAACAATGAGAAATTATGGTTTAGTAAAAAGTAATATACGTACCAAAATTCAACAAGATATTCAAGATGCTATTTTGATGGTGGAGTAG
- a CDS encoding ABC transporter ATPase → MFTEYKELPQNARVWVYQSNREFTQEEVELISAKALLFIDNWTRHGDDLKGSFTIKYNQFLVLGVDENFNNASGCSIDASVRFIQELEKELELDLMDKMNISFKDGDNINIVKLPEFQNFAKEQKITAKTVVFNNMVNTKEDFETKWEVPANQSWHARFLV, encoded by the coding sequence ATGTTTACAGAATATAAGGAATTACCCCAAAACGCAAGAGTTTGGGTGTATCAATCAAACAGAGAATTTACACAAGAGGAGGTAGAGCTTATCAGTGCAAAAGCATTACTTTTTATTGATAATTGGACGCGTCATGGAGACGATTTAAAAGGATCATTCACTATTAAGTACAATCAATTTTTGGTGTTGGGTGTAGATGAGAACTTTAATAATGCTTCAGGATGCTCAATAGATGCTTCTGTACGTTTTATTCAAGAGTTAGAAAAAGAGTTAGAATTAGATTTAATGGATAAAATGAATATTTCTTTTAAAGATGGAGATAATATTAATATCGTAAAACTACCAGAGTTCCAAAATTTTGCCAAAGAACAAAAAATAACCGCTAAAACGGTTGTTTTTAATAATATGGTAAATACTAAAGAAGATTTTGAAACAAAATGGGAAGTGCCAGCAAACCAGAGTTGGCATGCACGATTTTTGGTATAA